A genomic segment from Klebsiella africana encodes:
- the dmsA gene encoding dimethylsulfoxide reductase subunit A codes for MKIKAPDALLAAEVSRRGLMKTTAIGGLALASNALTLPFTRIAHAADTLAPASEKVVWSACTVNCGSRCPLRMHVVDGAIKYVETDNTGDDNYDGLHQVRACLRGRSMRRRVYNPDRLKYPMKRVGKRGEGKFEQISWEEAFDIIASTTQRLIKDYGNESIYLNYGTGTLGGTLTRSWPPGKTLIARLMNCCGGYLNHYGDYSSAQIAAGLNYTYGGWADGNSPSDIENSQLVVLFGNNPGETRMSGGGVTYYLEQARQKSNARMIIIDPRYTDTGAGREDEWIPIRPGTDAALVSGLAWVMITENLVDQPFLDKYCVGYDEKTLPADAPANGHYKAYILGQGADGIAKTPEWASTITGIPRERIVKLAREIATAKPAYISQGWGPQRHANGEIATRAISMLAILTGNVGINGGNSGAREGSYSLPFERMPTLENPVETSISMFMWTDAIERGPEMTALRDGVRGKDKLDVPIKMIWNYAGNCLINQHSEINRTHEILQDDKKCEMIVVIDCHMTSSAKYADILLPDCTASEQMDFALDASCGNMSYVIFADQAIKPRFECKTIYEMTTELAKRLGVEEKFTEGRTQEGWMRYLYEQSRKAMPELPDFDTFRQQGIYKQRDPQGHHVAYKAFREDPQANPLTTPSGKIEIYSQALANIAATWELPEGDVIDPLPIYTPGFENYNDPLTAKYPLQLTGFHYKSRVHSTYGNVDVLKAACRQEMWINPIDARQRGIANGDRIRIFNDRGEVHIEAKVTPRMMPGVVALGEGAWYNPDASRVDQAGSINVLTTQRPSPLAKGNPSHTNLVQVEKL; via the coding sequence GAGAAGGTGGTCTGGAGCGCCTGCACCGTCAACTGCGGTAGCCGCTGCCCGCTGCGCATGCACGTGGTGGATGGCGCGATTAAATATGTCGAAACCGATAATACCGGCGATGATAACTATGACGGTTTGCACCAGGTTCGCGCCTGCCTGCGCGGGCGTTCAATGCGCCGCCGTGTCTATAACCCGGACCGCCTGAAGTATCCGATGAAGCGCGTGGGTAAACGTGGTGAAGGGAAATTCGAGCAAATCAGCTGGGAAGAGGCCTTCGATATCATCGCCAGCACTACGCAGCGGCTGATTAAAGATTATGGCAACGAATCCATTTATCTGAACTACGGCACCGGTACGCTCGGCGGGACGCTGACCCGCTCCTGGCCGCCGGGGAAAACGCTGATTGCCCGTCTGATGAACTGCTGCGGCGGCTATCTGAACCACTATGGCGATTACTCTTCGGCGCAGATTGCTGCCGGCCTGAATTACACCTACGGCGGATGGGCGGACGGCAATAGCCCATCGGATATTGAAAATAGTCAGTTGGTGGTGCTGTTCGGCAATAACCCCGGCGAAACGCGGATGAGCGGCGGCGGGGTGACATATTATCTTGAGCAGGCGCGACAGAAATCCAATGCCCGGATGATCATCATCGACCCACGCTATACCGATACCGGCGCCGGACGTGAAGATGAATGGATCCCGATTCGACCGGGGACCGATGCAGCGCTGGTTTCGGGTCTCGCGTGGGTGATGATCACCGAGAATCTGGTCGATCAGCCGTTCCTTGATAAATACTGCGTCGGTTACGATGAGAAGACCTTGCCTGCCGATGCGCCGGCTAATGGACATTATAAAGCTTACATCCTTGGTCAGGGCGCCGACGGTATCGCTAAAACGCCGGAGTGGGCCTCGACCATAACCGGCATACCGCGTGAACGTATTGTCAAACTGGCTCGTGAGATTGCGACGGCGAAGCCGGCCTATATCAGCCAGGGCTGGGGACCGCAGCGTCATGCCAACGGCGAAATCGCCACCCGCGCCATCTCCATGCTCGCTATTTTGACGGGTAACGTCGGGATCAACGGCGGCAACAGCGGCGCACGTGAAGGCTCTTACAGTCTGCCTTTTGAGCGCATGCCGACGCTGGAGAATCCGGTTGAAACCAGTATCTCGATGTTTATGTGGACCGATGCGATTGAGCGCGGCCCGGAAATGACCGCGCTGCGCGACGGGGTGCGTGGCAAAGATAAGCTCGACGTGCCGATCAAAATGATCTGGAACTATGCGGGTAACTGCCTGATTAACCAGCACTCCGAGATCAACCGTACCCACGAGATCCTGCAGGACGACAAGAAGTGCGAGATGATTGTGGTCATCGACTGTCATATGACCTCCTCGGCGAAATACGCCGATATTCTGCTGCCGGACTGCACCGCCTCCGAGCAGATGGATTTCGCGCTGGATGCCTCCTGCGGCAACATGTCCTACGTCATCTTTGCCGATCAGGCCATCAAACCCCGTTTCGAATGCAAAACCATCTATGAGATGACCACCGAGCTGGCAAAGCGCCTGGGCGTGGAGGAGAAATTTACTGAAGGCCGAACCCAGGAAGGATGGATGCGCTATCTGTATGAGCAGTCGCGTAAGGCGATGCCCGAGCTACCGGATTTCGACACCTTCCGCCAGCAGGGCATCTATAAGCAGCGCGATCCGCAAGGGCATCATGTGGCCTACAAAGCTTTCCGTGAGGATCCACAGGCTAATCCGCTGACCACACCGTCGGGCAAGATCGAAATTTACTCGCAGGCGTTGGCGAACATCGCCGCCACCTGGGAACTGCCGGAAGGGGATGTCATCGATCCGTTGCCGATCTACACCCCGGGTTTCGAAAACTACAACGATCCGCTGACGGCGAAATATCCGCTTCAGTTAACCGGCTTCCACTATAAATCGCGCGTTCACTCCACCTACGGCAACGTTGATGTGCTGAAGGCCGCCTGTCGTCAGGAGATGTGGATTAACCCGATCGATGCCCGCCAGCGCGGCATTGCCAACGGCGATCGCATTCGCATCTTCAACGATCGGGGTGAAGTACATATCGAAGCGAAGGTGACGCCGCGCATGATGCCGGGCGTTGTCGCGCTGGGGGAAGGGGCCTGGTATAACCCGGATGCCTCACGCGTGGATCAGGCAGGCAGCATTAATGTGCTGACCACCCAGCGTCCGTCGCCGCTGGCGAAGGGGAACCCGTCGCATACCAACCTCGTCCAGGTTGAGAAGCTGTAA
- a CDS encoding MFS transporter, whose product MTIYTRPVQMLLCGLLLLTLAIAVLNTLVPLWLAHENMPTWQVGMVGSSYFTGNLAGTLLAGWVIKRLGFNRSYYLASLIFAVGCVGLGITVGFWTWLSWRFIAGVGCAMIWVVVESALVCSGTSRSRGRLLAAYMMVYYVGTVLGQLMVSKLPTDLMSVLPWVTGLALAAILPLLFTRIMGQAEEPHETVRIWPMLKLRQARHGVNGCIISGIVLGSLYGLMPLWLNHQGVSDAGIGFWMAVMVSAGILGQWPVGRLADRYGRLLVLRVQVFVVIIGCLAMLSQAAMAPALFVLGASGFTLYPVAMAWACEKVEHHQLVAMNQALLMSYTIGSLLGPTLTAMLMQNFSDNLLFIMIASVSFIYLLTLLRKAGHHPTPVAHA is encoded by the coding sequence ATGACCATCTATACCCGGCCAGTGCAAATGCTGCTCTGTGGCCTGCTTTTATTGACCCTGGCGATAGCGGTGCTGAATACGCTCGTCCCGCTCTGGCTCGCCCATGAAAACATGCCAACCTGGCAGGTCGGCATGGTGGGGTCATCCTATTTTACCGGCAACCTGGCCGGTACGTTGCTGGCTGGCTGGGTGATCAAACGCCTGGGGTTTAACCGCAGTTATTACCTCGCATCGTTAATTTTCGCCGTCGGCTGCGTAGGGCTGGGGATCACCGTTGGCTTCTGGACATGGCTGAGCTGGCGTTTTATCGCCGGCGTAGGTTGCGCGATGATCTGGGTGGTGGTGGAAAGCGCGCTGGTTTGCAGCGGCACTTCCCGCAGCCGCGGTCGTCTGCTGGCGGCGTACATGATGGTCTATTACGTCGGTACCGTACTGGGCCAGCTGATGGTCAGTAAATTACCCACCGATTTAATGAGCGTTCTGCCGTGGGTGACCGGGCTGGCGCTGGCGGCGATCCTGCCGCTGCTGTTTACCCGCATTATGGGACAGGCCGAAGAGCCACATGAAACGGTACGTATCTGGCCAATGCTGAAGCTGCGCCAGGCGCGGCACGGAGTTAATGGCTGCATCATCTCAGGGATTGTACTCGGTTCGCTGTATGGCCTGATGCCGCTGTGGCTGAATCATCAGGGCGTTAGCGACGCCGGCATCGGCTTCTGGATGGCGGTGATGGTAAGTGCGGGGATCCTCGGCCAGTGGCCGGTAGGGCGCCTGGCAGACCGCTACGGTCGCCTGCTGGTGCTGCGGGTGCAGGTTTTTGTGGTGATCATCGGTTGTCTGGCGATGCTTAGTCAGGCGGCAATGGCCCCAGCGCTGTTTGTACTTGGGGCATCAGGTTTCACCCTGTATCCGGTGGCGATGGCCTGGGCCTGTGAAAAAGTGGAGCACCATCAGCTGGTGGCGATGAATCAGGCGCTGCTGATGAGCTATACCATCGGCAGCCTGTTGGGCCCGACCCTGACGGCGATGCTGATGCAGAACTTCTCTGACAACCTGCTGTTTATCATGATCGCCAGCGTGTCGTTTATCTACCTGCTGACCCTGCTGCGCAAAGCCGGACATCATCCGACGCCGGTGGCGCACGCATAA
- a CDS encoding DMSO/selenate family reductase complex B subunit, with translation MTTQYGFFIDSARCTGCKTCELACKDYKNLTPEVSFRRIYEYAGGDWQEDNGVWQQNVFAYYLSIACNHCEDPACTKVCPSGAMHKREDGFVVVNEDVCIGCRYCHMACPYGAPQYNADKGHMTKCDGCHERVAEGKKPICVESCPLRALDFGPIAELRAKHGQLAAVAPLPSAHFTRPSIVIKPNANARPCGDTTGYLANPKEV, from the coding sequence ATGACAACTCAGTATGGATTTTTTATTGATTCCGCCCGTTGCACCGGTTGCAAGACCTGCGAACTGGCCTGTAAGGACTATAAGAACCTGACTCCGGAGGTCAGCTTCCGCCGCATCTATGAGTATGCCGGCGGCGACTGGCAGGAAGATAACGGTGTCTGGCAGCAAAACGTGTTTGCTTATTACCTCTCTATCGCCTGTAACCACTGCGAAGATCCGGCCTGTACCAAGGTCTGTCCGAGTGGCGCAATGCACAAGCGCGAAGACGGGTTTGTGGTGGTCAACGAAGATGTTTGTATTGGCTGCCGCTACTGCCATATGGCCTGCCCGTACGGCGCGCCGCAGTACAACGCCGACAAAGGCCATATGACCAAGTGCGATGGCTGTCATGAGCGCGTCGCCGAGGGGAAAAAGCCGATCTGCGTCGAGTCCTGCCCACTGCGGGCGTTGGATTTCGGACCGATTGCCGAACTGCGCGCTAAGCACGGCCAGCTGGCCGCGGTGGCCCCGCTGCCATCGGCGCACTTCACCCGGCCGAGCATTGTGATCAAACCTAACGCCAATGCCCGGCCGTGTGGCGATACCACCGGTTACCTGGCGAACCCGAAGGAGGTGTGA
- the pflA gene encoding pyruvate formate lyase 1-activating protein — MSVIGRIHSFESCGTVDGPGIRFITFFQGCLMRCLYCHNRDTWDTHGGKEITVEELMKEVVTYRHFMNASGGGVTASGGEAILQAEFVRDWFRACKKEGIHTCLDTNGFVRRYDPVIDELLEVTDLVMLDLKQMNDEIHQNLVGVSNHRTLEFAQYLAKKNINVWIRYVVVPGWSDDDDSAHRLGEFTRDMGNVEKIELLPYHELGKHKWVAMGEEYKLDGVHPPKKETMERVKGILEQYGHKVMY, encoded by the coding sequence ATGTCAGTTATTGGTCGCATTCACTCCTTTGAATCCTGTGGCACCGTTGATGGCCCGGGCATCCGCTTTATTACCTTTTTCCAGGGCTGCCTGATGCGCTGCCTGTACTGCCATAACCGTGACACCTGGGATACCCATGGCGGCAAAGAAATCACCGTTGAAGAATTAATGAAAGAGGTGGTGACCTATCGTCACTTTATGAACGCGTCCGGCGGCGGCGTCACCGCGTCAGGCGGTGAAGCAATCCTGCAGGCGGAGTTTGTTCGCGACTGGTTCCGCGCCTGTAAAAAGGAAGGTATTCATACCTGTCTCGATACCAACGGCTTTGTCCGTCGCTACGATCCGGTTATCGACGAGCTGCTGGAGGTGACTGACCTGGTGATGCTGGATCTTAAGCAGATGAACGATGAAATCCACCAGAATCTGGTCGGCGTTTCTAACCACCGGACCCTTGAGTTTGCCCAGTACCTGGCGAAGAAGAATATCAATGTCTGGATCCGCTACGTTGTGGTTCCGGGCTGGTCTGATGATGATGACTCTGCACACCGCCTGGGCGAGTTTACCCGCGATATGGGCAACGTCGAAAAAATTGAGCTGCTGCCTTACCATGAGCTGGGTAAACACAAATGGGTGGCGATGGGCGAAGAGTACAAGCTTGACGGCGTCCATCCGCCGAAGAAAGAGACCATGGAGCGGGTAAAAGGCATTCTTGAGCAGTATGGTCACAAGGTGATGTACTAA
- a CDS encoding dimethyl sulfoxide reductase anchor subunit family protein, with protein MGNGWHEWPLMVFTVFGQCVVGGFIVLALALMAGKLPREQAQRVVGSMFGLWVLMGIGFIASTMHLGSPLRAFNSLNRVGASSLSNEIASGAIFFAVGGIGWLLAVLKKLPAGLRSLWLVVTMVLGVIFVWMMVRVYNTIDTVPTWYTVWTPLSFFLTLFIGGPLLGYLLLRVAGVDGWALRLLPVVSLLALLVSIMVVVMQGSELATIRSSIQQASSLVPDYGALMAWRVVLLALALACWCVPQIRGRKPAVSLLGLAFVLVLAGEMIGRGVFYGLHMTVGMAIAS; from the coding sequence ATGGGAAACGGATGGCATGAATGGCCGCTGATGGTCTTTACGGTCTTCGGCCAGTGCGTCGTAGGCGGCTTTATTGTTTTGGCGCTGGCGCTGATGGCAGGCAAGCTTCCCCGTGAGCAGGCGCAGCGCGTGGTGGGCAGCATGTTCGGCCTGTGGGTATTGATGGGGATCGGGTTTATCGCCTCGACGATGCACCTCGGTTCACCGCTGCGGGCCTTTAACTCGCTCAATCGCGTGGGAGCCTCATCGCTGAGTAATGAAATAGCCAGCGGGGCGATCTTCTTCGCCGTCGGCGGAATTGGCTGGCTGCTGGCTGTGCTCAAAAAGTTGCCTGCCGGTCTGCGTAGCCTGTGGCTGGTGGTGACCATGGTGCTGGGCGTGATTTTCGTCTGGATGATGGTGCGGGTCTACAACACCATCGACACGGTGCCGACCTGGTATACCGTCTGGACGCCGCTGAGCTTCTTCCTGACGCTGTTTATCGGCGGTCCACTGCTGGGCTACCTGCTGCTGCGCGTCGCAGGTGTCGACGGTTGGGCGCTGCGCCTGCTGCCAGTGGTTAGTTTGCTGGCGCTGCTGGTCAGTATTATGGTGGTCGTGATGCAGGGAAGTGAACTTGCCACCATTCGCAGCTCAATCCAGCAGGCGTCCAGCCTGGTGCCAGATTACGGCGCGCTTATGGCCTGGCGCGTGGTGCTCCTGGCACTGGCCCTGGCCTGCTGGTGCGTGCCGCAGATTCGCGGACGCAAACCGGCAGTCTCGCTGCTCGGCCTGGCCTTTGTTCTGGTACTGGCGGGCGAGATGATTGGCCGCGGCGTATTCTATGGTCTGCATATGACCGTGGGGATGGCTATCGCCAGTTAA